The sequence GCAGTCAAAAGGAGCCGATAGCATGAATGAAATACAACTTACGCTGCCGAGCGGCAAGAAAGTCAAGATGCGGGAGATGATCGGACTGGACCAGGTCGCCACGATCAGAAAATTCATCGGCAAGAGCGAGGAGGAAAAAGAGCTCAAGACGTTCAATGAAGTCGCGCTGTGCATCGTGGAGATCGAGGGCATGAAAAAACCCCAGGGTTACGAGGACCTGCTGACCTTGTCGAACAAAGATCTGACCGCGCTCCTATTGGCGTATAACGAACTCAACACCCTGAATCCCAAAGAAATCGAGGACCTGAAGAGTTTTTTCGATTCCGCGCCGGGCTCAAAATCCTCGGCGAAGAATTCAGCTACTCCATAGAGGACATCCTGGCCATGCCGGTCACCGAACGGGAACTGATGGAAAAGCTGCTGGCGGAAAAAATCGAAAAGATCCGGGAGAATAAAGACGCATGAGAACCGCGTTCGAAGTCGGCGTCATACTGCTCGCCAAAGACATGTATTCGGGCGTCGTGGCGAAAGCCGAACGCAACCTGTCAATTTTAAGGAAAACATCGAAGGAATCCGCGGACGAGTTTACCAAGAGCTTCGAGCGCGCGAAAAAGATCGGGGCGATCGGCTTGAGCATTACCGCGACCGGCGTCGCGATTACCGGCTTTATGAAGGGCGCGCTGGCGCAGGCGGGCGAAACCGAATCGGCGATCGGCCGGGTTTTGACCGATATGGGCGAGTCGGCGAACGTTTCCAAAGAAATGATCAAGAAAGCCTTTTCCGAAATCAAGACGACCTGGGGCATGACCGATACGGAAATATCGGATTCCATGCGGGCGGCCGGCGGCCGGTTCAATGATTATGCCAAGGGGATCAAGGCGACCAGCGTCGCGGCGGTGCTGGCGATGGCGCGCAGCATCGATCTCGGCTCGGCGACGAATATGCTGACCACGACCTTTTCGCAGTTCGGCGACCGGATGGATAAGAACCTTTCCGACGAAGAAAAAATGATCGGCACCGGCAACGTTCTGTCCGAGGTAATGAAGCGATTGGGCAATAACTGGGAAGGCTTGAATAATTATCTCGGCTCGACCTCGATCAAAGCGAAGAGCGCGGGACAATCCATGGAGACGGTGCTGGCGACCGCGGCGGTGCTGGGTAAGGATGCAGTGAAACTGAAAATGGGCGGCGCGGCCATGGATTCGATCCTCGATACGATGACCAAGTTGAGAGGCAAGGCACCCGGACTCGTGAACCTAATGCCAAATTTCAAAAAATCCAGCGATTTTGTAGATTTCCTGGGCGATATGAAAAACGCGATGGCGAAACTCGGGATCAAAGATGCACAGCAGCAGTTAAATTTCCTGGCAAAATATTTCAGTTCGAGCGCAGATATGGTGCAGTACTTCATTGCCAATCTCGATGAGCTGAAGGCGCAGAAAAAAACGCTCGAAGACCTGGGTAAAGAAACGAAGAAAGACGCGGGGATATTCAAAGACGCCCAGGAGAAAAGCAAAAACTGGGAGGAGACCCAGAAAATATTGAATGCCCGGCTGGGCGAGCTCAAGGAAGCACTGGCGACGTCATTGCTGCCTTTGACCAAAGCCTTCAGCGACGCACTGGGCGGCGTGGCGAAATGGATAACGGAAAATAAACTGGCGGCCGGAATTCTCGGAGTGGCGGGCGCGATCGTGGGGATCGGCGGCGCCGTGGCGACGATCGCGGGTCCCCTGGTAACTTTGATCGGCACGCTCAAGATGTGGAAACTCCAGGCCTATCTGGCGAAGATGGAGCAAGTGGGATTAAACAACGCAATGACTTTAGGCGCCGCGCCGGCGGGGAGCCTCAATACGCAGATAGGGAATTTAGGAAAAAGCACGACCGGGCTGGCCGGGAAGCTACAGACATTGGCTGGAGTCGCGACCGCTGCTTTTATCGGCTGGGAGATCGGCACGAACTTGAGAAAAATAAAAGGACTGGATGAAGCGGTGCAACAATTCTATGCGCATTTGATGGGCAAATATTGGCTCAGTGAGGACCAGGAAAATCAAGTATACAAACAATTGTCGGATATCCGGGCGAAGATCAAGGAAGGCGTGGAGATACCAGAAGCGACGATAAAGTTATATGTAGAAACCGAATGGCGTAGTCAAAAAGCGGGCAAAAGTGGCGAAGAATTCGTCGCCATGATGATGCGCGGTGGTCTCAGCGAAGAGCAGGCGCGCGGATACAGCGGGATAAAAAAACCATCGCCGGCGGTGATCAGCGGCGCATCGGGCGGCAGTTCGGTACCGGTGATCGGCGGAACGCCAGGCGGTGGCGGGATGCCCGTACCGCAGATGCAGCGCGGGACGGCAAGGGTGGCACGCACGGGCATGGTATTGGTGCACGAGGGTGAGGAAATCAAAAACAAGGCAATGGCGAATCGATCCGGCGGCGGAAATACATTTAATGGCGGAATCAATATCATGTTGAAATCGAGCGGTTCGACGATGATCGATGCGGAGAATATCGCGGAATTAGTCATGCAAAAATTGAATCGCAAGCTGAAGATGGAAGCGCGGCGATCATGAACATTAAGATCGGCGATATCGTTTTGGATCCGGTGCCGGACAGCCTGGCCGTGCAGTCACCGCAGAAAATTGCCGAGATCGAACTCCCCAACATGCAGAACGTGTTTCAGGACTTCGGATCCGGACCCAAGCGATTCTCCTTGACCGGGATCCTGCGCAGCCGTGACGGAGGAATCGACCAGGCGCTCAGGCTGGACGATGTCAAACGTCAGGGCGAGGAAGTAATTTTTTCCATCGATGGCGATGCTTCCTGGAAGGTGCGCATCCAGAATTTCAATTTTGACGTGTTGCGGCGGGGCAACGTGCGCTATAGCATCGAACTCGTCGAAGTCTCGGAGCCGGAGCCTTTCGTATTCATGCCCCAGCCGGAGATCTACGCGCCCGATCGAATGGCGGCCTGGGTGGCGCTCTTGAAGGCGCAGGCAAAGGGCTTTCAACTACAAGGCGCGCTGGCGTCGGTGCATAATGCGATCTGGAAACTTGAAGAGACCTTGAGCAAGATCAAAAGCCGGGTACGCGCGATCCGGCAGCTCGTGGAATTGCCATATAATGAACTCAACCTGCTCAAATTCGAGCTGGGCTTGTGTCTGCTGCAATGCGATGTGATCAAGCAGGAATCCAGGAAAATCCTGGACGCGCCGCAACGCAATTATTCAGCCGCCGAGGAGATGTTGAAGTACGTCTACCAGTACTGCCAGCTGATCACCAACGAGGCCGGCGTGATGTACACGGCGGCGCAGATGGTACCGAAAAAAGAACAGACCTATATCGTCCAGGAAGACGATACGCTACAAGCGATATCCATAAAATATTATCAAACCGCGAACCGCTGGACCGACATCGCGGGCGCCAATGACATCATCGATCCGACGACGATCGCAGCCGGGCAGCAGCTACTGATACCGGTGTAACCATGGATAACGATATCCAAATCCTGCTCGACGACAAGGAGATCACTAAAGTGCAAAGCCTGCACATCGAGAAGAATACACAGTCCGAAGCCAATATTTTCAATTTCAAGATCGAAAACGGTTGTGACCGGTATACGGATATATTCTATCAGACGATCGGCGAATTGATCGAGGTGGGGATATCGGGCATCGTCTGTTTCCGCGGTTTTGTCGACAATGCCGGTTTCACATATTATCCCCAACAGACGATCGACATCGCGGGCCGGGATTATACGGGGATCCTGATCGACGAGATCGTGACCGCGAATCTGGCGATAAAATTCTACGGCAAGACCGCCTCGCAGATCGTCAAGATCATCGCGGATCATTACAAATTCGAAACCGATCTGCAGGCGACCGGCAGCATGTATCTGGAAGACAAGTCGTATGCGGAAGGCAGTTCGGCCTGGGATGTCATCCGCGGATTGGCGGAAAAAGAAGGCGTGGATTCCTACGTCACTAAGGACAAGAAACTCGTATTCAAGAAGCGCGAGATCCCGACGCAGATCAAACGGGTATACGCGCTGAAACCGGACGAGGGCATCGTGCCGGCAAGCCTGAATATTGAACAGGATAAAACGCTGTCTTCGGCGCTCAAAGTCCGTGTAATCAGCTACGATCCCAAAACCAAAGAGAAGATCGTGTACACCGCCGAATCGAGCGATCGCAAACGGATAAATTACAAGATTGTGACGGTCCGCGACAATACGCTGAAGAGCAAGAAGGAAGCGGCAGCGCGGGCCGAAGCCCTGCTGCGGCAATATTCCAAGGAACTCGTGACCGGTTCGCTGAGCGCGCCGCTCGATCCCGGGGTCGACGAAGGCGACGGCATCGAAATCAAGGGCATCGAATTGGCCGGCAAATATTACGTGACCGACGTGATCCACGATTACGGCGTGGCGGGCAAAACGACCGAGGTCAGATTCGCGAGCAAGGTGCTGTCCGAAGCCAAAACCGTGGAGGAATGATGATCAGAGAGATCAAAGCGGAAATCGAAAAGGCGCTGGCTAAACTGCAATTTTATGCGATCGCGCAAGTTACGAAGACGGATCTGCCGTCATACCGGGTCAAAGCTAAAATCCTGACTACCGGCATGTCCACCAACTGGCTGAGAATCTGCACTCCTTATTCGGGACCCGGATTCGGGTTCGTGCTGGCGCCGAACATCGGGGACGAGGTGTTGGTTTGTTTCCCGGACGGGAATCCGTCGGGCCATGGGTTTGTGGTCGGCCGCCTTTTCGGCAAAGACGCACCGCCGGTGGCGACCGAGGATGAGATCGTATTGACACACAAGAGCGGCACGATCGTCGTGATCAAAAAGGACGGCAAGGTGGAAATCAAAGCGGATAAAATCCAGCTGGGCAAAACTGGCAGTCATAAAGCAGCATGGGGCGATGCACACCTGCAGGCTCATTTAAATCACGTTCATCCGACACCGAACGGGCCTTCAGGTAAACCGGTGGTGATTATCCTGGATAGCCAGGTAAATTCGCAGCAGGTCACGCTGGATTAAAGGAGACACTATGGGCGCAATCAAGGATAATTTGAAAACAAGTTTGAACCAGATCTTCGCCGATCTGGATCCCAATAAAACCGCCAATCAGAAGGCGGATGAGCTGGCGACCGCGATCGAGAACGCGATCCTGAACGGTCTTCAGGTTAAAATTCCAAGCACCAAAGTTTTAGTGGGTGCCACAGCGCCGGTTTTTAATCCTGCGCCGATCGATTGTCAACTGGATTCGTAACATGAAATACCTGGGCAGCGATATCGCACTGGATGCCGAAGGCGGCTTGATGGTCGACACTGGGGATATCAAAATCATGGATGGTCTCGACTGCGTCGCCGGTAATCTACTCGACCGGATACTCGCCAGCAAGGGCGACCTGTTAATGCATGAAGATTTCGGCGCGGGATTCTACGACAAGGTGAGCCTGCCGGTGACCGAAGAGAAGATAAACGACATCGTCATTACGG comes from bacterium and encodes:
- a CDS encoding LysM domain-containing protein — encoded protein: MNIKIGDIVLDPVPDSLAVQSPQKIAEIELPNMQNVFQDFGSGPKRFSLTGILRSRDGGIDQALRLDDVKRQGEEVIFSIDGDASWKVRIQNFNFDVLRRGNVRYSIELVEVSEPEPFVFMPQPEIYAPDRMAAWVALLKAQAKGFQLQGALASVHNAIWKLEETLSKIKSRVRAIRQLVELPYNELNLLKFELGLCLLQCDVIKQESRKILDAPQRNYSAAEEMLKYVYQYCQLITNEAGVMYTAAQMVPKKEQTYIVQEDDTLQAISIKYYQTANRWTDIAGANDIIDPTTIAAGQQLLIPV
- a CDS encoding phage baseplate assembly protein V, producing MIREIKAEIEKALAKLQFYAIAQVTKTDLPSYRVKAKILTTGMSTNWLRICTPYSGPGFGFVLAPNIGDEVLVCFPDGNPSGHGFVVGRLFGKDAPPVATEDEIVLTHKSGTIVVIKKDGKVEIKADKIQLGKTGSHKAAWGDAHLQAHLNHVHPTPNGPSGKPVVIILDSQVNSQQVTLD